The genomic interval ATCAATAGCAGAAGACATTGGTATATGCTCCATGTATAATTCATTCTAAAGATTTTACTTTCAGATTAATTTGTTTGCATAAAAATTAAATGACTGTAAGACTGAAGAATTGAATTGACCAAATCTATTCTGGAAATCTTTTGAACCACATTTGGTCAAACTTTTCTTTCAGtcttgctttttctttttttgcagcttcttcttctttttttgcgACTGAAAATTGGTAGGCAAATTTCAGCACAAATTTCTTCCGCTCTATCCTTTCCTTCACTGGATCTCTTGGCTGTTCCAAGCGGAATTTCACATCCTTCAAGGCGTTTTCAATAATTGCCTGCATGTCATCGCATCTTCCTCGTGTCTTTATGTGGTCGTCTTCGGTGTAATTCTCAATAGCATAGACTTGTTCTGCTCCAATTTCTTTAAACTTTCCTTCCAAATGACTGTAAGGTCCACTCAATTTGTTGGTTagaaccactatggggtacactCCTGCAATAAGAAACCCATAGAATCAGTGCTACATCAGATGGAAATCTAAATGTACACCTAAACTATATACTAATATTATTGTTACTGTGTGGGCACAGCTATGCATCTAAGtctgggttcacatctccattggagactccattgaACATTGGCGGAGGGAAGGCTGCTGAACGGAGGACATTTTCCTGCACCGGTTTAAGTTTAAAAGCTATGAGTGTCACTGTTGTTTTAGTGGTTCACatttccattgttcaggtcctccAACAGACCCAAACAACGGTAAGGCAATGATAGAGTTAACCTAGCGTAACAGAAGCCACATGGTAGTACCAGCTACAACGTAACGCCAACCCATTAACACAGCACCtagcatttactgtatatactcgagtataagccgacccgaatataagccgaggcccctaattttaccacaaaaaaaactgggaaaacttattgactcgagtataagccgagggggtggaaatgcagcagctactggaaaatttcaaaaattaaaatggtcggagtttttgggtgcagtagttgctgggtgctgggaaaggggagggggtgtttttggttgtttgtctgccccttccctgagcttgaggactgggggtttttccccccacttggaattcagcctggctgaatataggggatctgcagtgctcctattaacccctttctgacagaacaggagcactgcagatcccctatattcagtagactcagggatacctaatgtgcatgtgtttcacagtaattctcaacttttatatgtattctagggaaaggagggatttagaacttttatttattttatttttttaaagcttcttttttttcactattttattggagattctatacatttatatattactattgcagctagTCATAGaccacccctccccccaaaaaaagtagttgaaaaattcggcttatactcaagtatatatggtaactaTGTGATATAGACGTTCCTGCTTTCTTCATCTCCTTCTCTGCACTATAaggtctcctcttcctccttactGCTCCTTTCTTTCATTTCTCCCTTTCTACATAATTGCATGGACTGCACCACAGTGGCTATCCTCAGAGGCGACACAAACTCCTATCACAGTAAATGCTGATAAGTAGACAGCTCCTTTCATATAGTTATAATGAAGAAGATGATAGTACATtgtcagcaggcagagatggtactgtctTTAGCTGCCTATTTGATGCTGTGCTGAAGTATCGTGAGAGTGATGACAAAGCAGAGAGGGAAAGGAAAATAGTAAATCTAAAAACTGATATGGATTTTGGTTAGAAGAAGAGAAAAGGCTGCATACCAGGAAACAAGTACAATATGAAAGAATGAAAGAAGACCAGAATGTGATGGACAATCCAATGTGGGTGTTGGGATGGAAAATTACACTTTCACTGGAGTTCACTGGAGTTTTTTCAAACTTTAGAGAGGTAAGGTATGCAAACATCCCATTCTTAAGAAACTACCTGCGATCTGTCCGGTATGGTAGACTTATTTGGGGGTTGTATAAGACGTACCTGTCATATCTCGGCAGTTCTTGAAAAATTCCTTCACATATGAAAATTCTTCTTCTGTCATGTTATTCTTCACACTAAACAAATCAAAGGAGAAATTCTTACAAGATACTATATAAGAATGACCTAATGATACAAGTATTATGGCTGATTATTATTTGTTTTACTTGTCTTACTTACTGGAGGCAAAATAACTagtagtacaggtgaaaataagaaactttctaatatatcttattagagaaatatgtttccttctccacttttcaggctgagTTACATTCTGCATATTAGTCTACAAAGACaactagaaaagacactcaattACTACTGTTCGCATTGCTGCTATTCTAACACTGCTAGGCTGTAGATAATAAGCTATAAGTGCACAGAATGAGTCAATAAATTAATTAACTAACTGGAACAACCTCATACTCCCCTCCAttttccatagaactctatgtgtaaggctgaatatggagaaaaatcttaggcctcattcacatctgcatttgtaatccgtttgggggagtccgcatggggacctcccgaacagaataccaaatgcactggcaagcggtgtgcagtgaaagcacatggaccccatgggctataatggggtccgtgttctctcctcacggtgtccgcacggaacatgcgaatGGAAAAGTACATTttatgtccgcatgttctgtgcagacactacgcggagagcacacggaccacattatagtccatggggtctgtgtgctttcactgcacaccacttgccagtgtgtttggtagtccgttcggggggaccccatgcggactccccgaacggattaccaaatgcagatgtgaagtaaGGCTTATGTAAACAAGCAGTAAGATTGAAGCTAAGGACCAGGAGAACAACTTATATGTTGAAGGAAACAGATCCCTTCcagccacaggcatttttcaacaTTTCAATTTTTGTTTATCACTCCccgccttctaaaccccataactattTATATGTACATTCAtaaagtcatatgagggcttcatGTTTGAGGGACCAGTTGTATGTTGTAATGGTACAATTTATTATTCTGTGTGATGTACTGTgatgtctcatctgaccaatctggatgattctgagtgtgctgagctgtgtatctaatcctccagcatgtgatatcatgtgctgagctctgtatcaaatcctccagcgtgtgatactgtgtgctgaactgtgtatctaatcctccggtgtgatactgtgtgctgagcagtgtatctaatcctccggtgtgtgataatatgtgctgacctgtgtatctaattatctgatgtgtgatgctgtgtgctgagctgtgtatctaattctctgatgtgtgatgctgtgtactgagctgtgtatctaattctctgatgtgtgatgctgtgtgctgagctgtgtatctaattatctgatgtgtgatgctgtgtgctgagctgtgtatctaattatctgatgtgtgatgctgtgtgccgatctgtgtatctaattatctgatgtgtgatactgtgtgctgagctgtgtatttaattatctgatgtgtgatgctgtgtgctgagctgtgtatctaattttctgatgtgtgatattgtgtgctgagctgtgtatctaatcctccagtgtgtgatactgtgtgctgacctgtgtatctaattatctgatgtgtgatactgtgtgctgaactttgtatctaatcctccaatgtgtgataccgtgtgctgaggtgtgtatctaatcccctgatgcacatatctcagtttggatatcagtgttggatatcagtgttgtatacacctgtagtaaagctgtgtgcaagtGGAGTGACCATGTTTATGGCTGTtgtaatatgagtgaaagacttgcaggtttgtattggctaatgcaggtcattgttttgcaattactgtatctcaggaacagtacgtccgagtgagttgaggcctggtctaaaaccttgCCGGACACCTGatatatctgtgtgccaaatttggtgaagatcagtccagtttgGTCAtgtataaagaacagacagatagacagtcACGTGAGCTATAAAAGGTATCtgtaacatgtaataaatatgctGTACCATATAAATGCCAGCTTTTGTTGAAAATCAAGCAAGAATTGTCACATGTTGCTTAGTAAATAACTCCCACCCACTGTCCACATTAGTTAAAGTATCAtgtaatatcctattaatattataaaggtgaaagtttgtgagattggatgtttgtgggtttgtgtgtttggaggttgttcctcaatcacgcaaaacctgctccaccgatttggctgaaattttccacaaacatagttactacactggattgcgcaataggctacttttcgtcacaatagcgcacatacgtttttcccaggacccccacaaaaaccaaactcacatcactatctctgcaatctcacacactttgaaccatagcaagccacaaaattcatattaccctctacagcagaggtcggcaacccctggcacacgtgccaagagtggccctcctgccatatttcactggcaaaccagcagcacaggacctgcaagagttaaatgaagtccgagcgtcccttcagtgctctgctacagctgaggcataaggacactccccttctctcactgccctccaatgagaggggtgcaggaaacccagggggtggagcttaatcactcaggtctgtgcctgctatagtgatagctcctgccgtctgcaccctgcaaagattccccaaggaggaaaggaagctgctagcaaagtgaaactgaaaaacacataggtacataggattactattctcaataatgtcaggcatttggggttattagtttagtgttagtaactccatgtgcctcacattaatagcaataaaccccatcatgtccctcatattaacccctgtgtgcctcacattaataggaataaaccccatcatgtccctcatattaacccctgtgtgccccatataaaggttactaatatgtgagacatatggaggtactaataaaagacctcaataatgaagatacttaattattacctccaagtctctcacatatcagtaactcttacacaagggttaatgtgagggacatgatggggttaattgctattactaagaggcgcatggagttactgaactgtcatgcacagggccagactttatgtggcttgctcaagagtatcctgtgcccaaaacttacatgtactggcggaaaataacaaatcatacaatgtcgtatatcgaagtatattaacttaaaatacctctgtcccaaagacactatgtacagtttataccaacaccgtatagcagctgaaatacaaattacattcatcacaaaagtctcacgtgttctcagaattaaagcaaaaacaagatacaaagttacatttcatatcccataccttatacacagtacgaaaaccttacccgcgcctgtatatacccacttctacaatcaccgcagacgaagtcgcgggtaccagctagtacagatTATATATGTATTGTGCAGATTTATGCCAAATCCTTATATCTATTGTAAAAATGTTTATATTGTatctggagaaaaaaattccagctctTCTATTGTATAGATATTTTACCTATGAACATATATTGGGACGATGAAGTCTGAGTAGTTTGGAGTCACATCTGATTCTTCCACTTTGGACAGTATCTTAAGGAAATCTTTTTCCCACTCCACCTCCTGGTTAAGAGGAAGAAAATGACCTGGAAAAATAAGAATTCTTATCAGTTTATAGAAATAGCCCACAATCCAGAGCAGAAGGAAGTTTTATTGATTTTGTTTCTATAGAACATTTTAGGTAGGACGAGACTTACAAGTACATCAAAGATAATAAGTATTAACCCCCCGACCACCTGAGATCACTAGACAGTATGTGCGGTCCaagtttagccccacccacttctatgttgaccccACCCTCTCacatccatttttctatgtgcccccaaacagtattctcctcctacagtcaccttgaCATTATATACCCCAACATTATAGTGTTCCTCTCCAAATtgatgggcgtcgctgcctgttcttctgcacggtccagggttgcaggggttaaccttccttgcaacagccgggcgtggtcgactctttgatggactggtgtgtcgaccaatggacgctcgtattgggcagctgggctatttgctggtgaccgccccttgcctatataagggggctggcctGATCGCCTGGCGCTCTAAGATCCATTCTCAAACCCGAAATAATTTGAGTGTGTGCGTGTATGGTTTCCAGCCTGTAATCCTTAGTTGGCCTAGCTAGCAATTTatccctgaggtagcaatgccactgttagggtgcattcacactgagtaaacgctagcttattttgtagagtaaaattacacttgtaaattttgctatcccattgacttcaatgacattttacaggcgtatttttacaggcgtattttttacaggcgtattttttacaggcgtatttttacacttgtaaaaaaatatcattgaagtcaatgggatagcaaaatttacaagtgtaattttactctacaaaataagctagcgtttactcagtgtgaatgcacccttagtcaggcagcatgctgccttgtatgtgtgtggtagaactcagtagggtcagctagcattacttctcagacagggttaCTGGGAGTGgccttggcagtagttgcctgggtggttgggtggaacaactacacacagggtttacttggtctctggcttgtcctggagttcaggctagccagtttgtttatttgtagcggctgctctaactgcacaggtctctgtgattggtaacagagcaaacctggttgtttaatttagctggcagtgacatcaactgtcagacagtgttcacactagATGTTAGCAGTTcagaagcccagagggctccgcagggttttcatttatttagtttttttttttaataaaccctgctgaccataacaactcGCTAGGAGCTGTAATTCAATTAGACAGTGAATGGGCTTACTggttctcactggcagagccatggaattctaacttggtccctagacagctcctaccattcacaggaacctagccctgacctcctgtctcaaggtatttcagtcaaagtgtgagcaccggttGGGCATCGGctgacactatataaaggctagtccctgcccaacaggggcggtggcatgacgtcaccgatcattctcagtatggcaaaaatgggacttagcctctgagcggctccaaaatgtctgagcatgctcagtagggaaaggatggcacttagcctctgagcggctccaaaatgtctgagcatgctcagtgggccgaaagctggacttagactccagagacctcactgcacaatgccgagggcgaggtttggattggcccgcaggtggtgctATGCGCTGGATgagaagcctgcgggaccccatcctaacacacgtaaacacgtgtcagtgaggtgctttaaaacagatcccattgacttcaatgggtgccagcttacacgcgctacacattgaaatcaatgggttacaaatagggttgagccgatcttgaaatttcaggatcgtttttaaaatccgatttccaattattttccatttgaacccgatcccaattccgatcccaatgcaagtcaatgggatttttttaataatagaagatcagattttaaaaatgatcatattcactgcacagcatggagtccaaaaattgtttcaatttctagactccatgctgtgtagtgattaaaaaaaaaaatcccccggctacttagcccccctggtgtccgcttacctgcacagatccgctgcttcTCCCCGTtctcacctccctaggctagggttagagatgatgggagtaggcagggcttgttgtggcttaggagagtgtgggcggggagacgtgagtgtatcactcacgtctcccctcccagtacctgcccacactctcctaagccacaagccccgccttctcccagcatctccaacagaagaggagcgagaagaacggggagcggcagcacttctgtgcaggtaagttgagcgttGTTGAGTGTATAGCTCTGCTATATCGCAGATGTAGAAGTGTTGAgtgtacagctctgctacatctcagatgtatcagagttgagtatacggtaaaacagggatgaagtagAAGAttgcaggctgcggtaaatccataggaattaatggatgcagccagcacgcagggggttaaggggctggacgccggcaaagtctgcatgccggccgcttccagtcattcctatgggtgcgtgctattcgaaacgggagtttcgaatagtactcgctcatctgatactatagcttttcccacaatgcttggccagtagccaagcattgcgggaaataacctccgacctcgatcccaccggaaaagatcgggatcagaattccgatctcgatcgtgaaatctactcgatcgccgatcggaatctgaacatttccgatcctagttacaaagcctcccattgttttcaatatatAGCGctcataagccggcacccattaaagtcaatgggatctgttttgaagcgcctgactctgacacgtgtttacatgtcagaatgagcgccacgttactccgtgagaacggagtctTACTCTGCTACCATTGATGTCCATTTCTTTCATATTATGACAGGTGAGAGGTGTTTACAGCaatagtgtgaacgtccccttagaAACCCTAAtgtaagtttgcactgtctaactaTTCGGCAGTCTGCCCCATTGTCTATCTTGATCTCTGCTGCTGGTAATCTTACTGGGAGATTGTGCACAGTGCATGACTTCACAAGACCTCTATGCGACACATGCAATATTGCTCCATAAAAGAGACCTGACACatcccattatagtaaatggggtcTATTAGATGACATTGCCATCAGCCATATAACATATATCATTACTATGTTCGGCTGATATGTAATATGGAAGCATTACAGGTATATACCTTAGGAAGGACTAGATTCTTTCCTTAAAGACATCACATTTGCACATTTGAATAGAATAGGATTATAGAAATAACTAAACTAAGCTCTCTGAGGACTCATGGGTGTAAGACGTCTCATCGTGCTACATActaaatctctctatattataaaaatgaattcgtctgtctgtctgtctgttctctaatgcgaaccaaacgactggaccgatcttcaccaaatttggtacagagatacttcagatatccgggaaggtttaagacgcgactccaactcgctcggacgtaccgttgctgagatacagcattccaaacacagtgcccccacacccttagccaatacaaacctgcaagactttcactcatattccaactgcactacacacggtcactccacatgcacaatacaacactgatatccaaactgagatacacgaatcagaggattagatacacagagcagcacacagtatcatatgccagaggattagatacaagggtctgcacacagtcccacacaccagaggattaaatacgcacttctgcacacagttccacacactgaaggatttgatatgtgcatctgcacacggttccacatgccgaatgattagatacaggcgtctacacacagttccacactccagaggattagatacgtgcgtctgcacacagttgtacacgccatacgattagatacacgcgtctgcacacagtaccacatgcagtaggattagatacgcgcgtctacacatagttccacacgccgaaggattagatacgcgcctcttcacaaaataccacacagggaaggattagatacgtgtgtgtgcacacagtaccacactttggaggattagatacatgcctctgcacacagtaccacaagccagagaattagatatgcatctcagcacacagtatgtcacgggggaggattagatacgcgcgtctgcacacagtaccacacgggggaggattagatatgcgcgtctacacatagtaccacatgccataggattagatacgcgcatctgcacacagtaccacatgccgggggattggatacgcgcctctacacacagtaccacatgccgtagaattagatacatgggtctgcacacagtcccacacaccagaggattaaatacgcacttctgcacacagttccacacactgaaggatttgatacgtgcgtctgcacacggttccacatgccgaaggattggatacaggcgtctacacacagttccacacgccgtaggattagatacgcacctcttcacacaataccacacaggggaggattagatacacgtgtcttcacacagttgtacacgccataggattagatacacgcgtctgcacacagtaccacatgccgtaggattagatacacgcgtctacacacagttccacactccagaggattacatacgtgcgtctgcacaccgttgtacacgccataggattagatacacgcgtctgcacacagtaccacatgcagtaggattagatacgcgcgtctacacatagttccacactccgaaggattagatacacgcctcttcacacaataccacacaggggaggattagatacatgcctctgcacacagtaccacaagccagagaattagatacgcatctcagcacacagtatcacataagggaggattagatatgcgcgtctgcacacagtaccacacaggggaggattagatatgcacgtctacacacagtaccacgtgccgtaggataagatacgcgcgtctgcacacagtaccacatgccgggggattggatacgcgcgtctacacacagttccacacgccgtaggattagatacgcgcctcttcacacaataccacaaaggggaggattagatacacgtgtcttcacacagttgtacacgccataggattagatacacgcatctgcacacagtaccacatgccgtaggattagataggcgcttctacacacagtaccacatgccgtaggattagatacgcgcgtctgcacacagtaccacatgccgtaggattagatacgcgcgtctacacacagtaccacaggtcgtaggattagatacgtgcatctacacacagttccacacgccctaggattagatacgcgcctctacacacagttccacacgccataggattagatacgcgcctctacacacagttccgcacgccataggattagatacgcgcctcttcacacaataccacacagggaggattagatacacgtgtcttcacacagtaccacatgccgtaggattagatatgcgcatctacacacagtaccacatgccgttggattagatacgtgtgtctacacacaggtccacatgccataggattagatacgtgcctctacacacagttccacacgccataggattagatacgcgcctcttcacacaataccacacaggggaggattaaatacgcgcgtctgcacacagtaccacatgccggaggattagatacccacgtctacacacagttccacatgccgtagaattagatgcgcgcctcttcacacaataccacacaggggaggattagatacgtgcatctgcacacagtaccacacgaccgagggttaga from Leptodactylus fuscus isolate aLepFus1 chromosome 7, aLepFus1.hap2, whole genome shotgun sequence carries:
- the LOC142212950 gene encoding uncharacterized protein LOC142212950 is translated as MEGEDRRSRILQFRVGNNSSAENGYTRVLLQLFGYMGHGKSTFINSCIYTLGNGAYEMRARGSQSDETHTTARLAYRLTDCITIVDNRGYNKMEDNETGVMYAQLGHFLPLNQEVEWEKDFLKILSKVEESDVTPNYSDFIVPIYVHSVKNNMTEEEFSYVKEFFKNCRDMTGVYPIVVLTNKLSGPYSHLEGKFKEIGAEQVYAIENYTEDDHIKTRGRCDDMQAIIENALKDVKFRLEQPRDPVKERIERKKFVLKFAYQFSVAKKEEEAAKKEKARLKEKFDQMWFKRFPE